GGTGCGTAATGAATTCAATGCTTGGATTAAAGGAGTTGAATCTGGACATGACATTTGTACCCATTTTTCTTCGAATTTAAAATTTGGCGGGAATGGGGGTAATGGGTCTAAAATTGGTCAATCTCATAATGGTGATCCTGTGATTATGTTTtttgatgataatgatgaacATATCCATGCTAATACTGCTGAAACTGTTGTGATTGCGTATTCCCCCGTTCCATCCCCTGTTACAATTGATCTTGAAGATATTGAGGATGAGATTGCTTACTGGCAGTCAGCTGTTGTGTGCTATGTGTTGGGTGCAAACCGCCCTCAACATGTGATGGAGGGATTTGTACATAGAATCTGTGGGAAAATGGGGGTGGAGAAGGTTGCTTTGATTGGGAAAGGTATATATGTTATTAGATTCACCACCATGGAGAACTCTCACAAAATTCTTCAGGGGAACGCCtacttttttgataaaaaacCTTTGATTGTTAAGCCCTGGTCTGCAGATGTCAACTATGCAAAAGACCCTGTGAAGCAAGTTCCATTATGGATTAAACTTCCTGGGTTAGATGTTAAGTATTGGGGGGAGAAAAGCTTGTTCAAAATAGCTGGTCAGGTGGGTAAAGCCATTAGAGTAGACCAAGCTACTAAGAATAGGGACAAGTTGATGTTTGCCAAGGTACTTGTTGAGGCAAATATTGGTCAGCTATGTCCTAAATAGATCCAATTTGTCAATGAGAAAGGTCATATAGTTGATCAACTTTTAGAATATGATTGGCTCCCAATCTTATGCTCTCATTGTAGAGGGTTTGGCCATGAGAGTGCTCATTGCTCAAAAATTGTGAAGGCCCCATAGAGGAGAGTATGGGTACCTAAACAACAAGCTAGGGTTGTGAATGCCCCAACTCAGACACAGGTGGATGGGTCTACTGTGGCTCAAAAGGAGGGTGCACATGATGTGGCTGCTTTTGATGGTTTTGTGCAGGCCACTTCCTTCAGTAAACAGCAATGCCAGCGACTGAAACCAGTTAACACAAGGAATAGCTTCCAGATTCTCAACATGGATGATTATGATGAAGTTGAGACTGTTGTTGATGATGAAATTCTGTTGGACCAGGGGTTGATGACCCCTAGATCCAATGGATAGCATATTGAGCTGGAACATCAGGGGGCTAAACAGGAAAGCAAAGAAAATTGAAGTGAGGAGATTCATTCACACTCACAAAATTAAACTGGTTAGCCTTCTGGAAACAAAGGTGAAGAGACCTAAATTAGGTGATCTTTACTTGAATGTTTGTCCTGGGTGGAACTTCACCACCAATGTTACTTATTCTACCTCTGGTAGAATTATTCTGGCCTGGGATCCTAATAGCTTCACAGTGAATATTGAGTCTATGAGTAGTCAATATATTCATTGTTTTATCACTCCCAAAAGTACTGGCACTGGGTTTTTTGGCACCTTTATCTATGGCATGAATGATATGAAGGATAGAATCCCATTGTGGAATGCCTTGTGTCAGATTGCTGACCATTGCAATCAACCTTGGGTTATTATGGGTGATTTTAATGCCCTAATGGACATAGAGGACAGAGTTGGTGCACCAGTCAGAATTAGGGATATCCAACCAATGAGATCTTGCATGGCTTATTGTAATCAGTTTACCTGGAATAATAAACAGGTGGGAGAGGATAGGGTCCTATCCAGAATTGATAGAGTTCTGGCAACCACAAGTTGGACTGACCTTTTTCGTAATGTGGAGGCTCACTTCTTACCTGAGGGTATGTTTTATAACTGTCCAATGGTGATGAAAAGCTACATTGATAACCCTATCAGAAGAccttttagattttataatatGTGGACTTGTGCAGATAAGTTCTTTGAGGTGGTCCATAGTAACTGGCTTAAACAGGTGCATGGGTGCCACATGTTTAGAGTTCTCCAAAGACTGAAATGGCTCAAGGTGGATCTGAAACTCTAAAGAGGGGTTCAGTGATGTGGAGGCTAATGATGTAAGAACCTGTGCTGACTTATTGACAAAGCAAGCCAATCTCCATGCTAACCCTGGTGATGTTATTGCTGCTACAGAAGAGAAACAGGCTGCAGAAGCTTACAAAAGTGCACACCAGGTGTACATGTCCTTCCTACAACGAACTGCCAAGATCCAGTGGCTAGAAAAGGGAGATGAGAACTCCAGGCTCTTCCATCAGGGTATCAAACAGAGAAGACAGCAGAACACCATTCATTCCATTCAAGATATGCATGGGAATTGGGTTGGAACACCTGATGGGGTTAAAATGGCTTTTTCTCAATTCTTCAAAGATTTGTTCTGTAACCAGATGGATCAAAGATGCCATGTCAACACTGCCATTATGAATAGAGGCCCTAGACTCAATGATGTTCATAAATCTTTTCTGGACTGTAATTTCACCATGGATGATATCAAAGTTGTACTTTGGTCCATTCCTAACCATAAGGCACCTGGCCTGGATGGTTACAACAGTCAATTTTACAAAGCAACATGGCATATTGTGAAGGATGATCTACATAAAGCCATAACTGACTTTTTCCAGACAGACAAGATTCTCAAAGAACTCAATGTGACTTCCATCACTTTGATTCCAAAAGTCTCAGTTCCTGCCTCTGTCAGTGATTTTAGACCCATTGCTTGTTGCAATGTCATCTATAAATGCATCTCCAAGCTTATCTGCATCAAGTTGAGTCAGGTCTTACCTGATCTGATCTCCCACAATTAGGGTGCTTTTGTTTCTGGTAGATCCATCCTGCACAATGTCCTCATTTGTCAGGACCTCATCAAAATGTATTATCACTCCCAAACTCAACCTTGTTGCCTAATGAAGGTGGATATTAGGAAAGCTTATGACACTGTTGAGTGGTCATTCATTGAGGAAGTGATGCTGGACCTTGGTTTTCCCCCTTTCTTTGTCCAACTTATTATGACATGTCTCTCCACCACAAGATATTCCATCATCAATGGTGAGCCAACTGACCTTATCCAGCCAAGAAGAGGGTTAAGACAGGGGGGTCCCCTTTCACCATTGCTTTTCACTCTTTGCATGGAGTATTTCTCAAGATCCATGAAAACTGTTGGTGATTATACTCAGTTTAAGTTACATAAGAGATGTAGATCCCTTCAGCTGAACCATTTTATGCTTTGCTGATGATTTGCTGATGTTCTGTAATGGCAACCTACACTCTGTTGCTTTGATGCTGGAGGGGTTCAAAGTGTTTTCCAACACTAATGGACTCCAAGTTAACCCAAGCAAGGCCTCTATTTACTGTTGTGGTGTTGATAATTTTACAAAGCATGCTATTGGGTCACTCTCTGGTTTCTCCTTTGGCTGTCTCCCACTCAAGTATCTAGGTGTTCCTATCAGTACAAGGAAGCTTCACAGTGGTGAGTGTGATATGCTGGTGGACAAAATGGTTTCTAGAATCAAAACTTGGAGTTCAAGACACCTCTCCTTTGCAGGGAGAATACAACTTGTTAATTCTGTTCTGATGAGCATTAGCATTTATTGGGGACAAATTTTCATCCTCCCTAAACCTGTTATCAGGAAAATCAATGCAGTTTGTAGAGCTTACCTGTGGTATGGAACCTATGATGACAGTAGGCCAGGTCCAGTGGCTTGGCATGTTCTTTGTGGGTCTAAAACTCAAGGGGGGCTTGGTTTCAGAAACTTAGCTCTTTGGAATCAAGCTGAAGTTGGGAACCTGGCCTGGGCTATAGCTCAAAAACAAGACAACCTGTGGGTGAAGTGGGTGCATACAGTCTATGTGAAAAACAGGAACTGGGTGGATTACAGTCCATCTGTGGCAGCCAGTTGGGCTATGAAGTATATTTGCAAAGTTAAAAAAGAATGTTCTGACAGACTACACTCCAATTCTTGGCTCACTGCTACAAGTTACTCTATCAAAGTAATCTATCAGAACTTGTGTGATCGGATCCCTAAGGTCAACTTTGACTATTTTGTGTGGAATAGGTATACTCTTCCCAAGAATAGAGTCACTATATGGCTGGCTCTCCAGGACAGACTCAAGACCAAAGAAAGACTACACAGATATAGGGTTACCATGGATGAAACATGTGCTTTATGTGGACATGACACTGAAAATAGTGCTCATTTGTTCTTCAAGTGTCATTTTAGTAAAGAATGCATTTCCATGATGTTGGCTTGGCTTGGCTTTACCTCCTCCAGGAACAATCTTTTCACTCTCCTTAAGTGGATTCATAGGTACTGTAAAAATTCCTTTACTAGGAAGGTTGCTTATGCTGCTGTTGCTTGTACTGTGTACCAGATTTGGAAAGCTAGGAACCTAGCTATTTGGGAACAATCTGTTCCATCCATTGCTTGTACTGTTAAAACTATCCAGTATACTGTTAAACATAGAGTAATGAGCATTATTAGTCAGAAAATTAGAGCTAGGGATAGGGAGTGGCTTCTTGCCTTGTAACTAGCTAG
This Spinacia oleracea cultivar Varoflay chromosome 6, BTI_SOV_V1, whole genome shotgun sequence DNA region includes the following protein-coding sequences:
- the LOC130462973 gene encoding uncharacterized protein, which translates into the protein MGRPRKNHGKSSGKQPNKNKDALTKPITRASSKNTQTPLMADDDAISDGVESGHDICTHFSSNLKFGGNGGNGSKIGQSHNGDPVIMFFDDNDEHIHANTAETVVIAYSPVPSPVTIDLEDIEDEIAYWQSAVVCYVLGANRPQHVMEGFVHRICGKMGVEKVALIGKGIYVIRFTTMENSHKILQGNAYFFDKKPLIVKPWSADVNYAKDPVKQVPLWIKLPGLDVKYWGEKSLFKIAGQVGKAIRVDQATKNRDKLMFAKRRVWVPKQQARVVNAPTQTQVDGSTVAQKEGAHDVAAFDGFVQATSFSKQQCQRLKPVNTRNSFQILNMDDYDEVETVVDDEILLDQGKAKKIEVRRFIHTHKIKLVSLLETKVKRPKLGDLYLNVCPGWNFTTNVTYSTSGRIILAWDPNSFTVNIESMSSQYIHCFITPKSTGTGFFGTFIYGMNDMKDRIPLWNALCQIADHCNQPWVIMGDFNALMDIEDRVGAPVRIRDIQPMRSCMAYCNQFTWNNKQVGEDRVLSRIDRVLATTSWTDLFRNVEAHFLPEGMFYNCPMVMKSYIDNPIRRPFRFYNMWTCADKFFEVVHSNWLKQQANLHANPGDVIAATEEKQAAEAYKSAHQVYMSFLQRTAKIQWLEKGDENSRLFHQGIKQRRQQNTIHSIQDMHGNWVGTPDGVKMAFSQFFKDLFCNQMDQRCHVNTAIMNRGPRLNDVHKSFLDCNFTMDDIKVVLWSIPNHKAPGLDGYNSQFYKATWHIVKDDLHKAITDFFQTDKILKELNVTSITLIPKVSVPASVSDFRPIACCNVIYKCISKLICIKLSQDLIKMYYHSQTQPCCLMKVDIRKAYDTVEWSFIEEVMLDLGFPPFFVQLIMTCLSTTRYSIINGEPTDLIQPRRGLRQGGPLSPLLFTLCMEYFSRSMKTVGDYTQFKLHKRCRSLQLNHFMLC